In one Achromobacter spanius genomic region, the following are encoded:
- a CDS encoding Na+/H+ antiporter subunit C, giving the protein MELIYAVAIGVLAGSGVWLLLRPRTFQFIMGLSLVSYAVNLFIFGMGRLTSGRPPVIDPDMAHDPSWYADPLPQALVLTAIVIGFATTALFLVVLLASRGLTGTDHVDGRESQS; this is encoded by the coding sequence ATGGAATTGATTTATGCCGTCGCGATTGGCGTGCTGGCGGGCTCTGGCGTCTGGCTGCTGCTGCGGCCCCGCACCTTCCAATTCATCATGGGCCTGTCGCTGGTTTCCTACGCGGTCAACCTCTTCATCTTCGGCATGGGCCGGCTGACGTCGGGCCGTCCGCCGGTGATCGATCCGGACATGGCGCACGATCCGTCCTGGTACGCCGACCCGTTGCCGCAGGCGCTGGTGCTGACGGCCATTGTGATCGGCTTCGCCACTACCGCGTTGTTCCTGGTGGTGCTGCTGGCCTCGCGCGGGCTGACGGGTACCGACCACGTTGATGGACGGGAGTCCCAATCTTGA
- a CDS encoding Na+/H+ antiporter subunit E: protein MRRLYFLLLPVFLFVLWLVLNESLSAGQIALGAVLALWFTWAASRLRPLHARPRHLWKAVPLFLHVSLDIFRSNIAVAKLILNPRRNDFSPGFIQIPLTMRDPHGLAMLACIVTYTPGTVWVDLTPDHSLKLHVLDLQNEQHWVDLVQQRYERPLMEMFE from the coding sequence ATGCGTCGTCTTTACTTCCTGTTGCTGCCGGTGTTCCTGTTTGTCTTGTGGCTGGTGCTGAACGAAAGCCTGTCGGCCGGCCAGATTGCGCTGGGCGCGGTGTTGGCGCTGTGGTTTACGTGGGCGGCATCCCGCTTGCGCCCGCTGCACGCGCGGCCACGTCATCTGTGGAAAGCGGTGCCGCTTTTCCTGCATGTCTCGCTGGACATCTTCAGGTCCAACATCGCGGTGGCCAAGCTGATCCTGAACCCCCGGCGCAATGATTTTTCGCCCGGCTTCATCCAAATACCGTTGACCATGCGCGACCCCCACGGCCTGGCCATGTTGGCCTGCATCGTCACGTACACGCCCGGCACCGTCTGGGTGGATCTGACGCCGGACCACAGCCTGAAGCTGCACGTGCTTGATCTCCAGAATGAACAACACTGGGTCGATCTGGTGCAGCAGCGCTACGAGCGCCCCTTGATGGAGATGTTCGAATGA
- a CDS encoding HAD family hydrolase: MSDVIALIFDFDDTLASDSTSGFLESIGVDTASFWKDEVDPLLSQQDWDPVPAYLYKMIQLSQAGTHGPITQQRLKDWGARLDLHDGVPTLFQRLRAAVRAEQPQVQLEFYLISSGIGDVVRSTPIAHEFTEIWASEFVYGDDGGIAFPRRIVSFTDKTRYLFHIQKGIIGRDFRNKPFEVNRKVPEDRLRVPFDQMVFVGDGYTDIPCFSLIRRAGGFAFGVWDPKHRDKRSRAWGFIEEGRVSNLNQARYDEQAELYQWLEEAVTSLAGRIALKSRVYRG, from the coding sequence ATGTCCGACGTCATCGCCCTGATTTTCGATTTCGACGACACGCTGGCCTCGGACAGCACGTCCGGTTTCCTGGAGAGCATCGGTGTGGACACGGCCTCGTTCTGGAAGGACGAAGTCGACCCGCTGTTGTCCCAGCAGGACTGGGACCCCGTCCCCGCCTATCTGTACAAGATGATCCAACTGTCGCAGGCGGGCACGCATGGGCCCATCACGCAGCAGCGCCTGAAAGACTGGGGCGCGCGCCTGGACCTGCATGACGGCGTGCCGACCCTGTTTCAGCGGCTGCGCGCCGCGGTGCGGGCTGAGCAGCCGCAAGTCCAGCTAGAGTTCTACTTGATCTCAAGCGGCATCGGCGACGTGGTTCGATCCACCCCCATTGCCCACGAATTCACCGAAATATGGGCTTCTGAATTCGTCTATGGCGACGATGGCGGCATCGCTTTTCCACGGCGCATCGTCAGCTTTACCGACAAGACACGGTATCTGTTCCACATTCAAAAGGGCATCATCGGTCGCGACTTCCGCAACAAGCCCTTCGAAGTCAACCGCAAGGTGCCGGAAGACCGCTTGCGCGTGCCCTTCGACCAGATGGTTTTCGTGGGCGACGGTTACACCGATATCCCGTGTTTTTCCTTGATCCGGCGCGCCGGCGGTTTTGCTTTTGGCGTCTGGGACCCCAAACACCGCGACAAACGCAGCCGCGCCTGGGGCTTCATCGAAGAAGGGCGCGTGTCGAACCTGAACCAGGCCCGTTACGACGAACAGGCCGAGCTGTACCAATGGCTGGAAGAGGCCGTGACCAGCCTGGCCGGCCGTATCGCGCTGAAATCACGGGTGTACCGTGGTTGA
- a CDS encoding ABC transporter substrate-binding protein, with translation MKFKQWLSLPLAAALLAAAPAMAAEKFRVGYLRVMDDAQAIVAQEGGFYQKAGLDSELIEFKSGTDLIKAIVGGQLDIGVLGFTNAVAWASKGADLKVVGGAQQGYHSLVVRDDSGIQDIAGLKGKTLASQAEGSTADVVLKGVVLKQGKLNADDVNIMGVSPAVAVQSLVGKRVDAAFLFEPYDRIAQLVAPVKQIYEVGQAWPFPCMVVITSGETLAKRKDDVWKALDAQNQAITLLQKEPAQASKLIASYFIAEPTLKTLKRGELPRETVIAEAISTQVFTPKLTEKDTARMQEIADILQAQGSLKTRDGKPYDVSSIVDLSWQEARKL, from the coding sequence ATGAAATTCAAGCAATGGCTTTCCCTGCCGCTGGCGGCCGCGCTGCTGGCCGCGGCCCCTGCAATGGCCGCCGAAAAGTTCCGCGTGGGCTATCTGCGGGTGATGGACGACGCGCAAGCGATCGTGGCCCAAGAGGGCGGCTTCTATCAAAAGGCCGGCCTGGATTCCGAACTGATCGAATTCAAGTCGGGCACTGACCTGATCAAGGCGATTGTCGGTGGTCAGCTGGATATCGGCGTGCTGGGCTTTACCAACGCCGTGGCGTGGGCCTCGAAGGGTGCAGACCTGAAAGTGGTGGGCGGCGCACAGCAGGGCTATCACTCGCTGGTCGTGCGTGACGATTCCGGCATCCAGGACATCGCCGGTTTGAAGGGCAAGACGCTGGCCTCGCAAGCCGAAGGCAGCACCGCGGACGTAGTCTTGAAGGGCGTGGTGCTCAAGCAAGGCAAGCTGAACGCCGACGACGTCAACATCATGGGCGTGAGCCCGGCCGTTGCCGTGCAGTCGCTGGTGGGCAAGCGCGTGGACGCGGCCTTCCTGTTCGAACCCTATGACCGCATTGCGCAGTTGGTGGCGCCGGTCAAGCAGATCTACGAAGTGGGTCAGGCCTGGCCGTTCCCGTGCATGGTCGTGATTACCTCGGGTGAAACGCTGGCCAAGCGCAAGGACGATGTCTGGAAGGCGCTGGACGCGCAAAACCAGGCCATCACGCTGCTGCAGAAAGAACCCGCGCAGGCGTCCAAGCTGATCGCGTCCTACTTCATCGCCGAACCCACCTTGAAGACGCTCAAGCGCGGCGAATTGCCGCGTGAAACGGTGATCGCCGAAGCCATCAGCACGCAGGTGTTCACGCCCAAGCTGACGGAGAAGGACACGGCCCGCATGCAGGAAATTGCGGACATCCTGCAAGCCCAAGGTTCGCTGAAGACCCGCGACGGCAAGCCGTACGACGTGTCCAGCATCGTTGATCTGTCCTGGCAAGAGGCGCGCAAACTTTGA
- a CDS encoding ABC transporter ATP-binding protein codes for MNLNFDHVHKHFGDLPVVDGFTSEFKSGELVALVGPSGCGKSTLLHLAAGLEKPTQGSVLADGKPVAGPHPSRTLVFQEHALYPWLTLEDNVALALEFQNVGKKPAREAARQWLARVSLAGFEHYYPHQVSGGMRQRAALARAFIAQPKTMLMDEPFGALDALTRLSLQDVLRQLIAQEKPTVLLVTHDVDEALFLADRIVVFSPRPARVLREFNLANRVKTHDLTDLAAEKREILRLLGIAVDGSHADADMALAA; via the coding sequence ATGAACCTGAACTTCGATCACGTCCACAAGCACTTCGGCGACCTGCCCGTGGTGGATGGCTTCACCAGCGAATTCAAGAGCGGTGAGCTCGTCGCCCTGGTCGGCCCGTCCGGCTGCGGCAAGTCCACGCTGCTGCATCTGGCGGCGGGCCTGGAAAAACCCACGCAGGGCAGCGTTCTGGCCGACGGTAAGCCCGTGGCCGGTCCGCATCCCAGCCGCACGCTGGTGTTCCAGGAACATGCGCTGTATCCCTGGCTGACGCTGGAAGACAACGTGGCGCTGGCGCTGGAATTCCAGAACGTCGGCAAAAAGCCTGCCCGCGAGGCGGCCCGCCAGTGGCTGGCGCGTGTCAGCCTGGCCGGTTTTGAACACTACTATCCGCATCAGGTGTCCGGTGGCATGCGGCAACGCGCGGCGCTTGCGCGTGCGTTCATCGCGCAGCCCAAGACGATGCTGATGGACGAACCCTTCGGCGCGCTTGATGCGCTGACCCGGCTGAGCCTGCAAGACGTGCTGCGTCAACTGATTGCTCAGGAAAAGCCCACGGTCTTGCTCGTGACCCACGACGTTGACGAGGCCCTGTTTCTGGCCGACCGCATCGTGGTCTTCAGCCCCCGCCCGGCGCGCGTGTTGCGCGAATTCAACCTGGCCAATCGCGTCAAGACGCACGACCTGACGGATCTGGCCGCTGAAAAACGCGAGATCCTGCGACTGCTGGGCATTGCGGTGGACGGCTCGCACGCCGACGCCGACATGGCCTTGGCCGCCTGA
- the tadA gene encoding tRNA adenosine(34) deaminase TadA produces MAAVTAVAPWTAEDERYIGLALEEAQAAYAIGEVPVGALVVSAQGEILGRGYNRTIIDHDPTAHAEIVALRSAARQLENYRLPGITVYVTLEPCVMCIGAMLHARLARVVFGAYDPKTGACGSVLDVGSVPKLNHHTSVTGGVLAEPCGDLLRRFFRERRTKESIA; encoded by the coding sequence GTGGCGGCGGTTACGGCAGTTGCGCCCTGGACCGCGGAAGACGAACGTTACATCGGGCTGGCGCTTGAAGAAGCCCAGGCCGCCTACGCCATCGGCGAGGTGCCGGTGGGCGCCCTGGTCGTTTCCGCGCAGGGCGAGATCCTGGGGCGCGGCTACAACCGCACCATCATCGACCACGACCCCACCGCCCACGCCGAAATTGTCGCCTTGCGCAGTGCGGCGCGGCAACTGGAAAACTATCGCCTGCCCGGCATCACCGTATACGTCACGCTGGAACCCTGCGTGATGTGCATCGGCGCCATGCTGCACGCGCGGCTGGCCCGCGTCGTGTTCGGCGCCTACGACCCCAAGACCGGTGCCTGTGGCAGCGTGCTGGACGTGGGTTCCGTGCCCAAACTCAATCATCACACTTCAGTCACCGGCGGCGTGCTGGCGGAACCTTGCGGCGATCTGCTGCGCCGGTTCTTCCGTGAACGCCGCACCAAGGAATCCATCGCATGA
- a CDS encoding monovalent cation/H+ antiporter subunit D, producing MNFWLQHLPVLPIIVPLFAGAAMLLLADTSRYARGTISVIATLGQLAAAIALLVVAGGGVPGVWPQGVGVYLVGDWPAPFGIVLVVDRLAAVMLTLTAVLGLATLTYALARWDRAGVHFHSLFQFLLMGLNGAFLTGDLFNLFVFFEVLLAASYGLLLHGSGVARVSAGLQYIAVNLIASFLLLISIALIYGVTGTLNMADLALRAGHLTGAERMLFEAGAAILGVAFLVKAGAWPLNFWLVKGYGSASAPIAAMFSIMTKVGIYGLLRIGSLLLPTGAPAAFSLDWMFAAGLATLLFGAFGLLATQQLEKIVGYCVIVSAGTLLTALGMPGVTLTGPALFYLISSVLTTGAFFLLAELIERTRSFGANVLAVTLDAFDLDDPASVNRSDDVVGVAIPAAMAFLGLAFISCALLVTGLPPLSGFVAKFSLLSAAVSAATESAPPMDAWILVAAVLVSGLAGLIGLSRTGIRVFWASDDRSTPRLRVIEAGPVAVLLLLCVGLAAGAGPVSAYLDDAARSLDQPKSYIDAVMSAQPVRGAKGG from the coding sequence TTGAATTTTTGGCTGCAACACCTTCCTGTATTGCCCATCATCGTGCCGCTGTTCGCGGGCGCGGCGATGCTGCTGCTGGCCGACACCAGCCGTTATGCACGCGGCACCATTTCCGTCATCGCCACGCTGGGCCAACTGGCTGCCGCCATCGCCTTGCTGGTGGTGGCCGGTGGCGGCGTGCCCGGCGTCTGGCCCCAGGGCGTGGGCGTGTATCTGGTCGGCGACTGGCCCGCGCCGTTTGGCATTGTGCTGGTCGTGGACCGCTTGGCCGCCGTCATGCTGACCTTGACCGCCGTGCTGGGCCTGGCCACGCTGACCTATGCGCTGGCCCGCTGGGACCGCGCCGGCGTGCACTTCCATTCGCTGTTCCAGTTCCTGCTGATGGGCCTGAACGGCGCGTTCCTGACCGGTGACCTGTTCAACCTGTTCGTATTTTTTGAAGTGCTGCTGGCCGCGTCCTACGGCTTGCTGCTGCATGGCTCGGGCGTGGCGCGCGTCAGCGCGGGCCTGCAGTACATCGCGGTCAACCTGATCGCATCGTTCCTGCTGTTGATCAGCATTGCACTGATCTACGGCGTGACCGGCACCCTGAACATGGCCGACCTGGCTCTGCGCGCGGGACACCTGACCGGCGCTGAACGCATGCTGTTCGAAGCCGGCGCGGCCATTCTGGGGGTGGCGTTCCTGGTGAAGGCGGGCGCCTGGCCCCTGAATTTCTGGCTGGTCAAGGGCTATGGATCGGCCAGCGCGCCCATCGCGGCCATGTTTTCCATCATGACCAAGGTGGGCATCTATGGCTTGTTGCGCATTGGCTCGCTGCTGCTGCCCACCGGCGCGCCGGCAGCCTTCAGCCTGGACTGGATGTTCGCGGCAGGCTTGGCCACGCTGCTGTTCGGCGCCTTCGGGCTCTTGGCCACGCAGCAGTTGGAGAAGATTGTTGGCTACTGCGTGATCGTGTCGGCCGGCACCTTGTTGACGGCGCTGGGCATGCCCGGCGTGACGCTTACCGGCCCCGCGTTGTTCTATCTGATCAGCTCGGTGCTGACGACCGGCGCGTTCTTCCTGCTGGCCGAATTGATCGAACGCACCCGCAGCTTCGGCGCCAACGTGCTGGCCGTGACGCTGGACGCTTTTGACCTGGATGATCCGGCGTCGGTGAACCGGTCTGACGACGTGGTTGGCGTGGCCATTCCCGCCGCCATGGCTTTCCTGGGGCTGGCTTTCATTTCCTGCGCGTTACTGGTCACCGGCTTGCCGCCGCTGTCGGGTTTCGTGGCCAAGTTTTCGCTGCTGTCGGCCGCTGTCTCGGCGGCCACCGAATCCGCGCCACCCATGGATGCCTGGATTCTGGTTGCCGCCGTGCTGGTCTCCGGCCTGGCTGGCCTGATCGGGTTGAGCCGTACCGGCATCCGCGTATTCTGGGCCAGCGACGACCGCAGCACGCCACGCCTGCGCGTGATCGAGGCGGGTCCGGTTGCGGTGTTGCTGCTGTTGTGTGTGGGCCTGGCGGCGGGGGCAGGGCCGGTATCGGCCTATCTGGACGACGCGGCGCGTTCGCTGGATCAGCCTAAGTCCTATATTGATGCCGTCATGTCTGCGCAGCCGGTACGTGGCGCCAAGGGGGGATGA
- the mnhG gene encoding monovalent cation/H(+) antiporter subunit G: MMDAHIPLWAGIPACILMVLGGLLALTGSAGLLRFRSFYARIHAPTLGNTLGCACVLLSSILVFSAWSARPVFHEVIIILLLVVSSPVTAMLLMRAATYRKRLTKADADQDAR, encoded by the coding sequence ATGATGGACGCCCACATTCCCCTGTGGGCTGGTATTCCGGCCTGCATTCTGATGGTGCTGGGCGGCTTGCTGGCATTGACTGGTTCCGCCGGCCTGCTGCGCTTTCGCAGCTTTTATGCCCGCATCCACGCGCCTACGCTGGGTAATACGCTGGGTTGCGCCTGCGTGCTGCTGTCGTCCATCCTGGTGTTTTCTGCGTGGTCGGCGCGGCCGGTGTTCCATGAAGTGATCATCATTTTGCTGCTGGTCGTTTCGTCGCCCGTTACCGCCATGCTGCTGATGCGCGCAGCCACGTATCGCAAGCGCCTGACCAAGGCCGACGCCGACCAGGACGCGCGCTAA
- a CDS encoding ABC-F family ATPase produces MISTANLTIQFGPKPLFENVSVKFGEGNRYGLIGANGSGKSTFMKIIGGDLEASGGNVSLEPGVRLGKLRQDQFAFEDLRVLDVVMMGHTEMWAAMSERDAIYANPEATEDDYMRAADLEAKFAEYDGYTAEARAGELLLGLEIAVDQHNLPMREVAPGWKLRVLLAQALFSNPDVLLLDEPTNNLDINTIRWLENVLNSYQSTMIIISHDRHFLNQVCTHMADVDYGEIRIYAGNYDDYMLASTQARERLVSNNAKAKERVAELQDFVRRFAANKSKSRQATSRLKQIDRIKADQVVVKPSSRQNPYIRFEQNKVMHRLAVTVENLTKAYDAPVITNFSAMVDAGEKIAIIGANGVGKTTLLRLLATELQPDSGSVKWSENADLGYMSQDVSDQFLQTDINLLDWMGDHRQPGDDDQSIRSVLGRLLFSADDLPKAPKVLSGGEKNRMTFGRLMLGRHNVMLLDEPTNHLDMESIESLQFALEKYEGTLVFVSHDREFVSGLATRVIEILPSGEIIDYRGGYEDYLESRGIEA; encoded by the coding sequence GTGATATCCACAGCCAATCTCACCATCCAGTTCGGTCCCAAGCCCCTTTTCGAGAACGTCAGCGTCAAGTTCGGGGAAGGCAACCGGTACGGGCTGATCGGGGCCAATGGGTCCGGTAAGTCTACGTTCATGAAGATCATCGGCGGCGACCTCGAAGCCTCCGGTGGTAATGTTTCGCTTGAGCCGGGCGTGCGCCTGGGCAAGCTGCGCCAGGACCAGTTCGCGTTCGAAGACCTGCGCGTGCTGGACGTCGTCATGATGGGCCACACCGAGATGTGGGCCGCCATGTCCGAACGCGACGCCATCTACGCCAACCCGGAAGCCACCGAAGACGACTACATGCGCGCGGCTGACCTGGAAGCCAAGTTCGCCGAGTACGACGGCTACACCGCCGAAGCGCGCGCTGGCGAACTGCTGCTGGGTTTGGAAATCGCCGTGGACCAGCACAATCTGCCCATGCGCGAAGTGGCCCCGGGCTGGAAGCTGCGCGTGCTGCTGGCACAAGCGCTGTTCTCGAACCCCGACGTCCTGCTGCTGGACGAGCCCACCAACAACCTGGACATCAACACCATCCGCTGGTTGGAAAACGTGCTCAACAGCTACCAGAGCACGATGATCATCATCAGCCACGATCGCCACTTCCTGAACCAGGTGTGCACGCACATGGCCGACGTGGACTACGGTGAAATCCGCATCTACGCGGGCAACTACGACGACTACATGCTGGCCTCCACCCAGGCCCGCGAACGCCTGGTGTCCAACAACGCCAAGGCCAAGGAACGGGTTGCCGAACTGCAAGACTTCGTGCGCCGCTTTGCCGCCAACAAGTCGAAGTCGCGCCAGGCCACCTCGCGCCTGAAGCAGATCGACCGCATCAAGGCCGACCAGGTCGTGGTCAAGCCGTCGTCGCGCCAGAACCCGTACATCCGCTTTGAACAGAACAAGGTCATGCACCGCCTGGCGGTCACGGTCGAAAACCTGACCAAGGCTTACGACGCGCCCGTCATCACCAATTTCTCGGCCATGGTCGATGCCGGCGAAAAGATCGCCATCATCGGCGCCAACGGCGTGGGCAAGACGACCTTGTTGCGTTTGCTGGCCACTGAGCTGCAGCCGGATTCGGGCTCGGTGAAATGGTCTGAAAACGCCGACCTGGGCTATATGTCGCAGGACGTCTCCGACCAATTCCTGCAAACCGACATCAACCTGCTGGACTGGATGGGCGACCACCGCCAACCGGGCGACGATGACCAGTCGATCCGCTCGGTGCTGGGCCGCCTGCTGTTCTCGGCGGATGACCTGCCCAAGGCGCCCAAGGTGCTGTCCGGCGGCGAAAAGAACCGCATGACCTTCGGCCGCCTGATGCTGGGCCGGCACAACGTCATGCTGCTTGACGAGCCCACCAACCACCTGGACATGGAATCGATCGAATCGCTTCAGTTCGCCTTGGAAAAGTACGAAGGCACGCTGGTGTTCGTGTCGCATGACCGCGAATTCGTGTCCGGCCTGGCCACCCGCGTGATCGAAATCCTGCCGTCGGGCGAGATCATCGACTACCGCGGCGGCTACGAAGACTATCTGGAATCGCGCGGCATCGAAGCCTGA
- a CDS encoding LD-carboxypeptidase → MSTRKPAKSASNKAARPASKAAPPAANKAANKKAANPAATTAAATASAAHDHDHGLACGEDCGHDHSHDHAEGQVMPDARGIYLISPSSAVRDPATVELARERLQQQGFKTALDRTAFAEHQRFAGTDAQRAASLARAIKQKLPIVMVTRGGYGMGRLLDQIDWKAMADSGKRFVGMSDFTAFNLALLAKTGAVSYTGATAVADFGGKKVDDLTEALFGEVMRGELEILSFETQDADPVDARGILWGGNLAMVASLIGTPYMPKVRGGILFLEDVAEHPYRVERMLIQLWQAGILAKQKAIVLGRFTDYKLAPHDKGYDLHEVVAWLRKTVKVPVITGLPYGHVATKATLPIGQKVGIATEKGLAHLVLDEHHH, encoded by the coding sequence ATGAGCACCCGCAAACCCGCCAAATCCGCCTCCAACAAGGCGGCTCGGCCAGCCAGCAAGGCGGCCCCACCGGCGGCTAATAAGGCGGCTAATAAAAAGGCGGCCAACCCGGCGGCCACTACGGCAGCCGCCACGGCAAGCGCCGCCCACGATCATGATCACGGGCTTGCCTGCGGCGAAGACTGCGGCCACGATCACAGCCATGATCACGCCGAAGGGCAGGTCATGCCGGACGCCCGCGGCATCTATCTGATCTCGCCGTCGTCGGCCGTGCGCGACCCCGCCACGGTTGAATTGGCGCGCGAGCGCTTGCAGCAGCAGGGCTTCAAGACCGCCCTGGACCGCACCGCTTTTGCCGAGCATCAACGTTTTGCCGGCACCGACGCCCAGCGCGCGGCCAGCCTGGCGCGCGCCATCAAGCAAAAGCTGCCCATCGTCATGGTGACGCGCGGCGGCTATGGCATGGGCCGCCTGCTGGACCAAATCGACTGGAAGGCCATGGCCGACAGCGGCAAGCGCTTCGTGGGCATGAGCGACTTCACGGCATTCAACCTGGCGCTGCTGGCGAAGACGGGCGCGGTCAGCTACACCGGCGCGACCGCCGTGGCGGATTTCGGCGGCAAAAAGGTCGACGACCTGACCGAAGCGCTGTTCGGCGAGGTCATGCGCGGTGAGCTTGAAATCCTGAGCTTCGAGACCCAAGACGCCGACCCGGTCGACGCCCGCGGCATCCTGTGGGGCGGCAACCTGGCCATGGTGGCGTCCCTGATCGGCACGCCGTACATGCCCAAGGTGCGTGGCGGCATCCTGTTCCTGGAAGACGTCGCCGAACATCCGTACCGCGTGGAACGCATGCTGATCCAACTGTGGCAGGCCGGCATTCTGGCCAAGCAGAAGGCCATTGTCCTGGGCCGTTTCACCGACTACAAGCTGGCCCCGCACGACAAGGGCTACGACCTGCATGAAGTCGTGGCGTGGCTGCGCAAGACGGTCAAGGTGCCGGTCATCACCGGCTTGCCCTATGGTCATGTTGCAACCAAGGCCACGCTGCCCATCGGGCAAAAAGTGGGCATCGCCACCGAGAAGGGCCTGGCCCACCTGGTGCTGGACGAGCACCACCACTGA
- a CDS encoding ABC transporter permease produces the protein MSSSTRVTGARKHLAGVLGVLFILLLWQSAAFVLPDFLMPGVPAVVERLFEDLGKQSFHQSLMGTLGRLGAGYSLALLAGIGFGLVAAVLFFFREVLRSAIVILQSIPSIAWVPLFLIVMGFGNTPIIVVVALSAFFPAALSVMNATESVQRVHVSAARVMGATRWGLVKRVYLPAVMPELITGAQLAFGNAWRALISAEMLIGFGKGLGRSLAYSGEIADMTGVMTNILVIAVLAALIDQFVLENLKHRLLRYQYV, from the coding sequence TTGAGCTCGTCTACCCGTGTGACCGGCGCCCGCAAGCATCTTGCGGGCGTTTTGGGTGTCCTTTTCATTCTTCTGCTGTGGCAATCGGCCGCGTTCGTCCTGCCTGATTTCCTGATGCCGGGCGTGCCGGCCGTTGTCGAACGCCTGTTCGAAGACCTGGGCAAGCAATCCTTCCATCAAAGCCTGATGGGTACCTTGGGCCGGCTGGGCGCAGGTTATAGCCTGGCGCTGCTGGCGGGCATCGGCTTTGGGCTGGTGGCCGCGGTGCTGTTCTTCTTTCGGGAAGTGCTGCGCAGCGCCATTGTCATCCTGCAATCGATTCCGTCCATTGCCTGGGTGCCGCTGTTCCTGATCGTGATGGGCTTTGGCAACACGCCCATCATCGTGGTGGTGGCGCTGTCGGCGTTCTTCCCGGCCGCGCTCAGCGTCATGAACGCCACCGAATCCGTGCAACGTGTGCATGTGTCGGCGGCGCGCGTCATGGGCGCCACGCGGTGGGGCCTGGTCAAGCGCGTGTACCTGCCCGCCGTCATGCCTGAACTGATCACGGGCGCGCAGCTTGCCTTTGGCAACGCCTGGCGCGCGCTGATCTCGGCCGAAATGCTGATCGGTTTCGGCAAGGGCCTGGGGCGCTCGCTGGCGTACTCGGGCGAGATCGCGGACATGACGGGCGTGATGACCAACATCCTTGTCATCGCCGTGCTGGCTGCTTTGATCGACCAGTTCGTGCTT
- a CDS encoding K+/H+ antiporter subunit F, which translates to MNTALYWAASFAMVCFALGMVFASVRLLRGPTAQDRVLALDTLYINGMLMMLVFGIRSGSSLYFDIALLIALFGFVGSTAMARFLLRGEVIEP; encoded by the coding sequence ATGAATACCGCACTGTATTGGGCAGCGTCCTTTGCCATGGTGTGTTTTGCGCTGGGCATGGTGTTTGCCTCCGTCCGGCTGTTGCGCGGCCCCACCGCGCAAGATCGCGTGCTGGCGCTCGACACGCTGTACATCAACGGCATGCTGATGATGCTGGTGTTCGGCATTCGGTCGGGGTCGTCGCTGTATTTCGACATCGCCTTGCTGATCGCGCTGTTCGGCTTTGTCGGGTCCACCGCCATGGCGCGCTTCCTCTTGCGCGGCGAGGTGATCGAACCATGA